A single region of the Triticum dicoccoides isolate Atlit2015 ecotype Zavitan chromosome 2B, WEW_v2.0, whole genome shotgun sequence genome encodes:
- the LOC119361252 gene encoding G-type lectin S-receptor-like serine/threonine-protein kinase At4g27290 encodes MKQAGTPCIPVLILLFFFSPFCRSDDRLSPAKPLSPGDTIVSKGGDFALGFFSPDSSNASLYLGIWYHNMPGRTIVWTANRDDPIAAASSPTLAITNSSDLVLSDSQGHTPWAVKSDIKGSMGVTAVLLDTGNFVVQSPNDTSIWQSFDHPTDTLLPGRTMLSKKGHVVWRIIASKGLNDLSTGVFSMSLDPSSDLQFFIWNGTRPYRRRIFNGEMAVGTLYQNTVLYEAIIRTRDGFYYDFRVSGASQYAHLTLDYMGVLTLSLNNRSSWRTITAPPASCNIYASCGPFGYCDYTAAVPTCSCLDGFEPSGPNFSSGCRRIQELKCSKQSHFVTLSRMMLPDKFLRVHNRSFGECMTECSNNCLSTAYAYANFSTNDAMADQSRCLVWTRELIDTGKFSEYGENLYLRLANSPGTQKKKEIHKGPMLGYLSSFSEMGGEHVEFPFFSFEDIAAATDNFSEFNQIGSGGFGKVYKGMLQGDKEVAIKRLSKGSAQGIEEFKNEIILIAKLQHRNLVRLLGCCIYGDERLLIYEYLPNKSLDTFLFDDTKQYELDWSIRFKIIKGVARGLLYLHQDSRLTIIHRDLKPSNILMDSEMTPKISDFGMARIFGGNKQEASTTRVVGTYGYMSPEYVMGGAFSVKSDTYSFGVLLLEIVSGLKITSPQLVMNFVGLTAYAWRLWEDGKATELVHPSVIESCSLDEVLRCIHVGLLCVQDCPNDRPLMASVTFMLENESALLPAPKQPAYFPLRSLEPGKIRGNSTNVVSITTLEGR; translated from the exons ATGAAGCAGGCCGGCACGCCGTGCATTCCAGTTTTGATCCTCCTATTCTTCTTCAGTCCATTCTGCAGATCCGATGACCGGTTGTCGCCTGCAAAGCCGCTTTCCCCCGGCGACACGATCGTCTCCAAGGGCGGGGACTTTGCGCTCGGCTTCTTCTCCCCGGACAGCTCCAACGCGAGCCTGTACCTTGGCATATGGTACCACAACATGCCCGGCCGCACCATCGTATGGACCGCCAACCGCGACGATCCAATCGCTGCTGCTTCATCTCCAACGCTCGCCATCACCAACAGTTCTGACCTGGTGTTGTCGGACTCCCAAGGTCACACTCCTTGGGCCGTGAAGAGCGACATCAAGGGCAGCATGGGAGTTACTGCGGTGCTTCTTGACACGGGGAATTTTGTGGTCCAGTCACCAAATGACACGTCCATTTGGCAGAGCTTTGATCACCCTACCGACACACTCCTCCCAGGTAGGACCATGTTGAGCAAGAAGGGCCATGTGGTGTGGCGCATTATTGCTTCTAAGGGCCTCAATGACCTGTCAACTGGAGTCTTTTCTATGAGCCTTGATCCTAGCTCAGACCTTCAGTTTTTCATTTGGAACGGGACTAGGCCCTATCGCCGCCGCATCTTCAACGGTGAGATGGCGGTTGGCACATTATACCAGAATACTGTCTTGTATGAAGCCATTATCAGGACAAGGGATGGGTTCTACTATGATTTTAGAGTTTCTGGTGCCTCACAGTATGCACATCTTACTCTCGACTACATGGGTGTGTTGACTCTGAGCTTGAACAACCGCTCGTCATGGAGAACCATCACCGCACCCCCAGCTAGCTGCAACATCTACGCTTCATGTGGCCCGTTCGGCTATTGTGACTACACGGCGGCTGTCCCGACATGTAGTTGCCTCGATGGGTTTGAGCCCTCTGGTCCTAACTTTTCAAGCGGATGTAGAAGAATCCAAGAGCTGAAATGCAGCAAGCAAAGTCATTTCGTGACCTTATCTAGGATGATGCTCCCCGACAAATTTTTACGTGTCCACAACAGAAGCTTTGGCGAGTGCATGACTGAGTGCAGCAACAATTGCTTGTCTACAGCCTATGCTTATGCCAACTTTAGCACTAATGATGCTATGGCTGACCAGTCAAGGTGCTTGGTTTGGACAAGGGAGCTTATCGACACAGGAAAGTTTAGCGAGTATGGCGAGAACCTGTACCTCCGGCTTGCCAACTCTCCTG GCACACAGAAGAAGAAGGAAATACACAAGGGACCCATGCTAGGATACCTTAGCTCGTTCAGTGAAATGGGCGGTGAACATGTGGAGTTTCCTTTTTTTAGCTTCGAAGATATTGCTGCTGCAACGGATAATTTCTctgaatttaaccaaattggaagcggaGGTTTTGGTAAAGTTTACAAG GGAATGTTGCAAGGTGACAAAGAAGTTGCTATCAAAAGGCTTAGTAAGGGCTCTGCCCAAGGGATAGAGGAGTTCAAAAATGAAATAATTCTGATTGCGAAATTGCAACACAGAAATCTTGTTAGACTTCTTGGTTGTTGTATTTATGGAGATGAGAGGTTACTTATCTATGAATACTTACCTAACAAAAGCTTGGACACATTCCTTTTTG ACGATACAAAACAATATGAGCTTGATTGGTCCATACGCTTCAAAATAATTAAAGGGGTAGCGAGAGGGCTTCTTTACCTCCACCAAGATTCAAGATTAACTATAATTCACAGAGATCTCAAACCAAGCAACATCTTGATGGATTCTGAAATGACTCCCAAAATATCAGACTTCGGTATGGCGAGGATCTTTGGTGGAAACAAACAAGAGGCAAGCACTACCCGGGTTGTGGGGACATA TGGTTACATGTCGCCTGAATATGTGATGGGAGGTGCTTTTTCTGTAAAATCGGATACCTATAGCTTCGGTGTTCTTCTCTTGGAGATTGTAAGTGGCTTGAAGATCACCTCGCCGCAACTCGTAATGAACTTTGTCGGCCTTACAGCTTAT GCATGGAGACTGTGGGAAGATGGAAAAGCAACAGAACTGGTGCACCCTTCGGTTATTGAGAGTTGTTCACTTGATGAAGTTCTACGGTGTATCCATGTCGGACTCCTGTGCGTTCAAGACTGTCCGAATGATAGGCCTCTCATGGCATCAGTTACTTTTATGTTGGAGAATGAAAGTGCACTGCTCCCAGCACCAAAGCAGCCTGCATATTTTCCTCTACGAAGCCTTGAACCTGGAAAAATAAGGGGAAATTCTACGAATGTAGTGAGTATCACAACACTTGAGGGGCGTTAG